The proteins below are encoded in one region of Fimbriimonadaceae bacterium:
- a CDS encoding type Z 30S ribosomal protein S14 encodes MPKTCLIVKQKRKPKFKVRAYTRCSQCGRQHGYIRYFGVCRICFREMAHKGLLPGVVKSSW; translated from the coding sequence ATGCCAAAGACCTGTCTAATCGTAAAGCAAAAGCGCAAACCAAAGTTCAAGGTGCGCGCCTACACCCGTTGCAGCCAGTGCGGCCGCCAACACGGGTACATCCGTTATTTCGGCGTCTGCCGAATCTGCTTCCGTGAGATGGCCCACAAGGGCCTCCTCCCCGGCGTGGTGAAGTCGAGCTGGTGA
- the rpsH gene encoding 30S ribosomal protein S8: protein MHSDPIADLLTRIRNGIISRAMNVDCPVSKIKLEVLRILKDEGFITGFEVITESKFPSVRVHLRYDDRRKPVIHSIMRVSKPGLRVYKGSGELRPIRSGLATRVMTTSQGVMTDREARRRKIGGEVLCEVW from the coding sequence ATGCATAGCGACCCAATTGCCGACCTTCTGACCCGCATCCGCAACGGGATCATCTCCCGTGCGATGAACGTGGACTGCCCCGTGAGCAAGATCAAGCTCGAGGTCCTTCGCATCCTGAAGGACGAGGGGTTCATCACCGGGTTCGAAGTCATCACTGAATCGAAGTTCCCCAGCGTCCGGGTGCACCTGCGCTACGACGACCGCCGCAAACCGGTCATCCACAGCATCATGAGGGTGAGCAAACCCGGGCTGCGCGTCTACAAAGGGTCCGGCGAGCTACGGCCCATCCGCAGCGGCTTGGCGACCCGGGTGATGACGACCAGCCAAGGCGTCATGACGGACCGTGAAGCCCGGCGGCGCAAAATCGGAGGCGAGGTCCTCTGCGAGGTTTGGTAA
- the rplF gene encoding 50S ribosomal protein L6, whose amino-acid sequence MSRIGFKPIKVPGTVTVTSEKGHIAVKGPKGELAVRVAESLTLSQEDGVLKIDRPDNDRFHRSQHGLARTLIDNMVTGVTEGHKKTLEIHGVGYRASMEGKTLVLSVGYSHTVKITPPEGIDFNIAPDEKTRVTTITVSGIDKAVVGQIAADIRKARKPDPYKGKGVRYKGEVVKLRPGKRAGK is encoded by the coding sequence ATGTCACGAATCGGATTTAAACCCATCAAGGTGCCCGGCACCGTCACCGTCACGTCCGAAAAGGGCCATATCGCGGTCAAGGGGCCGAAAGGCGAACTCGCGGTGCGGGTCGCGGAGAGCCTCACCCTCTCGCAGGAGGACGGCGTCCTGAAGATCGACCGGCCGGACAACGACCGGTTCCACCGGAGCCAGCACGGCCTCGCCCGGACCCTGATCGACAATATGGTCACCGGTGTCACCGAAGGGCACAAAAAGACCCTGGAGATCCACGGCGTCGGCTACCGCGCGTCGATGGAGGGCAAGACCCTCGTCCTGAGCGTGGGCTACTCCCACACCGTCAAGATCACCCCGCCGGAAGGCATCGACTTCAACATCGCACCGGACGAGAAGACACGCGTCACCACGATCACCGTCAGCGGCATCGACAAGGCCGTCGTCGGACAGATCGCGGCGGACATCCGCAAGGCGCGAAAGCCCGACCCCTACAAAGGCAAGGGCGTGCGCTACAAAGGTGAGGTCGTGAAGCTACGGCCTGGCAAGAGGGCAGGTAAGTAA